The Papaver somniferum cultivar HN1 chromosome 3, ASM357369v1, whole genome shotgun sequence genome includes a region encoding these proteins:
- the LOC113357390 gene encoding cyclin-P3-1-like, whose protein sequence is MAALAVEAEDFSTGVYLLLGLNKLSEGVVLGTPKVISALSLILGRVVRNNEKIMETTKMMDTITIFHAVRAPSLSIQQYINRIFKYASCSPSCFVIAYIYIDRFLECADVHVTSLNVHRLFITSVMIAAKFIDDLFYNNAYYAKVGGVSTAEMNKMEISFLFSLDFRLQVTERTFKHYCLQLAKEGTK, encoded by the exons ATGGCAGCGTTGGCAGTTGAAGCAGAAGATTTCAGCACTGGAGTATATTTACTTTTAGGGCTAAATAAACTGAGTGAAGGGGTTGTTCTAGGAACTCCTAAGGTGATATCTGCTCTTTCTTTGATTCTAGGGAGAGTTGTAAGAAATAATGAAAAGATAATggaaacaacaaagatgatggACACTATTACTATCTTTCATGCTGTCAGAGCACCAAGCTTAAGCATTCAGCAATATATAAATCGGATTTTCAAGTATGCAAGCTGCAGTCCTTCCTGCTTCGTCATAGCATACATATACATAGATAGATTTCTAGAATGTGCAGATGTTCATGTGACGTCTCTAAATGTTCATCGACTCTTTATCACAAGTGTGATGATAGCAGCTAAGTTTATTGACGACTT ATTTTACAACAACGCATATTATGCAAAAGTGGGAGGAGTAAGCACTGCAGAGATGAACAAGATGGAAATCAGTTTTTTGTTCAGCTTAGATTTCAGACTCCAAGTAACAGAAAGAACTTTCAAACACTACTGCTTGCAGTTAGCGAAGGAagggaccaagtaa
- the LOC113357391 gene encoding 40S ribosomal protein S16-like → MAAPTESVQCFGRKKTAVAVTHCKKGRGLIKINGSPIELVEPEILRFKAYEPILILGRQRFAGVDMRIRVRGGGHTSQIYAIRQSIAKALVAYYQKYVDEQQKKEIKDILVRYDRTLLVADPRRCEPKKFGGRGARSRFQKSYR, encoded by the coding sequence ATGGCGGCACCAACCGAGTCAGTCCAGTGTTTCGGGCGTAAGAAGACAGCAGTAGCTGTAACTCACTGCAAGAAAGGTCGTGGTTTAATCAAGATCAATGGAAGTCCAATCGAGTTGGTTGAACCAGAGATTCTTCGATTCAAAGCTTATGAACCGATTCTCATATTAGGTCGTCAGAGATTTGCTGGTGTTGAtatgagaattagggttcgtgGTGGTGGTCATACTTCACAGATTTATGCTATTCGTCAGAGTATTGCTAAAGCCTTAGTGGCTTATTATCAGAAGTATGTTGATGAACAACAAAAGAAAGAGATCAAAGATATACTTGTCAGGTACGATCGTACTCTACTTGTTGCTGATCCAAGACGTTGTGAACCTAAGAAGTTTGGTGGTCGTGGTGCTCGTTCCAGGTTTCAGAAGTCTTACCGTTGA
- the LOC113357389 gene encoding putative UDP-glucuronate:xylan alpha-glucuronosyltransferase 5, which translates to MVSRTKNINLKLILILIIFFSITLSYFLIFTSISRIDNKNIITHALRNGDEYSSLPATTSAKRVQHVRTKQSLPFDFFIREFKGRDIKIGLVNIGSSSTNDHGEEEEWKELGATTLVNLERVSKERKWGDYFPEWIDEEKKWRSPSCPDIPMPDYETYGEFDVVVVNVPYCSNDTKQGQGIRDVFRLQVNLVVANLAVRNEHADDDRPVYVVFVGSSCGPMWEIFRCDDLLGHEGNVWIYRPDLRRLAQKILMPVGTCQLGLTYKKQEKEIMNPNLSKLTKAMAISRPREAYVTLLHSSEAYVCGAIALAQSIIQTNSTKDLVILVDNSVSVKSLRGLRKAGWKIKIIGRIRSPLAKKNAYNKWNYSKLRLWQLTEYDKVMFIDSDLVVLKNIDEFFEYPQLSAVGNDKVIFNSGVMLIEPSDCAFESLMKKRYTLKSYNGGDQGFLNEAFTWWHRFPTKLNFLKFFLNAEDAAHELPGSVYAVHYLGLKPWMCYRDYDCNWDKMDHRDFASDSAHSKWWQVYDKMPKKLHAFCDLSKSGDARIKKWRKISQTASIPDEHWKIKVRDPRQHHS; encoded by the exons ATGGTTTCAAGAACCAAAAACATCAACTTGAAACTCATTCTCATCCTAATCATTTTCTTCTCCATAACTCTTTCTTATTTTCTAATCTTCACCTCTATTTCAAGAATAGacaataagaatatcatcacccaTGCTTTGAGAAATGGAGATGAATATTCATCATTACCTGCGACAACATCTGCAAAGAGGGTTCAACATGTGAGAACCAAACAATCTCTACCTTTTGATTTTTTTATAAGAGAGTTTAAAGGGAGAGACATCAAAATTGGTTTAGTTAATATAGGTAGTAGTAGTACTAATGATCATGGAGAAGAGGAAGAATGGAAAGAGTTAGGTGCTACGACATTAGTAAACTTGGAAAGAGTATCGAAAGAACGAAAATGGGGAGACTACTTTCCGGAATGGATTGACGAAGAGAAGAAATGGAGGTCGCCATCATGTCCGGATATCCCAATGCCGGATTATGAAACGTACGGGGAATTCGATGTTGTCGTTGTAAATGTACCTTATTGTTCTAATGATACTAAACAAGGTCAAGGCATTAGAGATGTTTTTAGATTACAAGTGAATTTGGTTGTAGCTAATTTAGCAGTACGGAACGAGCATGCGGACGATGATCGGCCTGTTTACGTCGTGTTTGTTGGATCATCATGCGGACCTATGTGGGAGATATTCAGATGCGATGATCTTTTGGGACATGAAGGGAATGTCTGGATTTACAGACCTGATTTGAGAAGATTGGCTCAGAAAATTCTTATGCCTGTTGGAACTTGTCAACTTGGTCTTACTTACAAAAAACAAG AGAAAGAGATAATGAACCCGAATTTGTCAAAACTTACCAAAGCTATGGCAATCAGTCGGCCAAGAGAAGCCTATGTGACACTACTCCATTCTTCTGAAGCTTATGTTTGTGGTGCAATAGCTTTAGCTCAAAGCATAATTCAGACCAACTCTACAAAAGATCTAGTTATTCTGGTTGATAATTCAGTGTCTGTAAAAAGTCTCAGGGGCCTAAGAAAGGCAGGATGGAAGATTAAGATAATTGGACGGATTAGAAGTCCGCTTGCAAAGAAAAATGCTTACAACAAATGGAATTATAGTAAGCTTAGACTATGGCAACTCACGGAGTATGATAAGGTCATGTTCATAGATTCTGACCTTGTTGTTCTCAAAAACATCGATGAGTTCTTCGAGTATCCGCAATTATCAGCCGTGGGTAACGATAAGGTAATATTCAATTCGGGTGTTATGTTAATCGAGCCATCTGATTGCGCATTTGAAAGTTTAATGAAGAAAAGATATACTTTGAAGTCGTATAATGGAGGTGATCAAGGATTTCTTAATGAAGCATTTACATGGTGGCATAGATTTCCAACTAAACTgaattttcttaaatttttcCTAAATGCTGAAGATGCTGCGCACGAGTTACCGGGTTCGGTTTATGCGGTGCATTACTTGGGACTGAAACCATGGATGTGTTACAGAGATTATGATTGTAATTGGGATAAAATGGATCATAGAGATTTTGCAAGCGATTCAGCTCATAGCAAATGGTGGCAAGTTTACGATAAAATGCCAAAGAAGTTGCATGCATTTTGTGATCTTTCTAAAAGTGGAGATGCCAGGATCAAAAAGTGGAGAAAGATATCACAAACTGCCAGCATACCTGATGAACATTGGAAGATCAAAGTCAGGGatccaagacaacatcattcttAG
- the LOC113359993 gene encoding uncharacterized protein LOC113359993: MRPPPVLDHAPIQSYYDSTMFTRSSNKGIVILLLYVDDMVITGSDIEGIRDLKNHLSTCFQMKDLGPLSYFLGIEVSKLADGYLVSQAKYASEIIARSGITDDKITDTPLEVNVRHGPSDGKLLSNPTLYRQLVGSLNYLTITRPDISHAVHIVSQFMSAPRSTHYAVVLGILRYLKGTLYQGLQFSSKSKLILRTYSDSDWAGDVTDRRSITGYCLFLGDSLISWRSKKQIVVSRSSAEAEYRALAHTTSEIIWLRWLLSDMGVVISTPTPLFCDNKAAIQITHNDVFHERTKHIEIDCHFTRHHFKHGTITLPHVSSEFQLADLFTKSHPTPRLKFLLSRLKMSSAPS, translated from the exons ATGCGTCCTCCTCCTGTATTAGATCATGCTCCAATTCAG AGTTACTACGATTCAACAATGTTTACACGATCATCAAACAAAGGTATTGTTATCCTTCTATTGTACGTAGATGATATGGTTATCACTGGCAGTGATATTGAAGGTATCAGAGATCTTAAAAACCATCTAAGTACATGTTTTCAAATGAAGGATCTTGGTCCACTCAgttattttcttggtattgaggtGAGCAAGTTAGCTGATGGTTATTTAGTTTCTCAAGCTAAATATGCATCTGAAATCATTGCACGCTCTGGAATTACTGATGATAAAATTACAGACACTCCACTAGAAGTGAATGTCAGACATGGTCCTTCAGATGGAAAGCTTTTATCCAATCCAACATTATATCGACAATTGGTAGGAAGTCTGAATTACTTAACCATTACTCGACCTGATATAAGTCATGCAGTTCATATTGTAAGTCAATTCATGTCAGCTCCTCGTTCTACTCATTATGCTGTTGTTCTTGGAATACTTCGTTATCTCAAGGGAACCTTATATCAGGGGTTGCAGTTCTCATCTAAATCTAAACTTATTCTTAGAACATACtcagattcagattgggcaggGGATGTTACAGATAGGCGATCCATTACAGGGTACTGCTTGTTCTTGGGAGATTCTCTTATATCTTGGAGAAGTAAGAAGCAGATTGTTGTATCTCgttcaagtgctgaagcagaatatcgagCTCTAGCTCATACTACTTCTGAGATCATATGGCTTCGATGGTTACTCAGTGACATGGGAGTTGTCATTTCTACGCCTACACCTCTATTTTGTGACAACAAAGCTGCAATTCAGATTACTCATAATGACGTTTTTCACGAAAGAACAAAGCACATAGAGATTGACTGTCATTTTACAAGACATCACTTTAAGCATGGAACAATTACTCTTCCTCACGTAAGCTCAGAATTTCAATTGGCAGATTTATTCACCAAGTCACATCCTACTCCTCGACTAAAGTTCTTGCTTTCCAGACTCAAGATGAGTTCAGCACCATCTTGA